Proteins found in one Oscillatoria nigro-viridis PCC 7112 genomic segment:
- a CDS encoding Uma2 family endonuclease, translating to MVQSPPKLITVDEFITNYGDSDCYELIDGELTEMEPTGPHEQVSGFLGRKLNVEIDRLDLPYLIPPRCLIKLLGTATAFRPDVLVLDQTRLINEPLWQQKPVITSGSSIKLIAEVVSTNWQNDYARKVEDYAILGVPEYWIVDCLGIGGREYIGKPRQPTVTICTLREDEYQKQLFQNDDLLISSIFPDLQLTAQQIFAAGRYAAI from the coding sequence ATGGTTCAATCACCTCCAAAACTTATAACTGTTGATGAATTTATTACAAACTACGGCGACAGCGATTGCTACGAACTGATTGATGGTGAATTAACCGAAATGGAACCAACAGGGCCGCACGAACAAGTATCCGGTTTTCTGGGACGAAAACTGAATGTAGAAATTGACCGCCTGGATCTACCCTACCTTATCCCCCCTCGCTGTCTCATCAAACTATTAGGAACAGCAACAGCCTTTCGCCCCGATGTGCTTGTATTAGACCAAACTCGACTAATTAATGAACCTTTGTGGCAACAAAAACCTGTAATTACATCAGGTTCTTCTATTAAACTGATTGCTGAAGTCGTTAGCACCAACTGGCAGAACGATTACGCTCGCAAAGTTGAAGATTACGCCATACTAGGAGTGCCTGAGTATTGGATTGTTGACTGTCTGGGCATTGGTGGCAGAGAATATATTGGCAAACCCAGACAACCGACAGTTACTATTTGTACGCTGCGAGAAGACGAGTATCAAAAACAGTTGTTTCAAAATGACGATCTACTTATTTCCTCAATCTTTCCCGACTTGCAATTAACAGCGCAACAAATCTTCGCGGCAGGCAGATATGCTGCTATCTAG
- a CDS encoding HEPN domain-containing protein → MNPEQQRLLDKADRTLQAARVLCEQGFFDSAASRAYYVMFYIVTAFLESEKLSYSRHSAVIAGFGQKFARSGRVPVQFHRYLIDAQKTRLEADYNADIQISQTDAVQTIDRAEEMLNFALANIDSIPPSSP, encoded by the coding sequence ATGAACCCAGAGCAACAAAGGTTACTTGATAAAGCTGATAGAACTTTGCAGGCTGCACGGGTTTTATGTGAGCAAGGCTTTTTTGATTCTGCCGCTTCCCGCGCTTATTATGTGATGTTTTACATAGTCACTGCATTTTTAGAGTCAGAGAAATTATCTTATTCTCGCCACTCCGCTGTCATCGCCGGTTTCGGTCAAAAATTTGCTCGTTCGGGCCGCGTTCCGGTGCAGTTCCATCGTTACCTAATAGATGCCCAAAAAACTCGATTAGAAGCTGACTATAACGCTGATATACAAATCTCACAAACAGACGCAGTGCAAACAATAGATCGGGCAGAAGAAATGCTCAACTTTGCTTTGGCAAATATTGATTCTATTCCTCCATCCTCTCCTTGA
- a CDS encoding nucleotidyltransferase domain-containing protein — protein MPTSTINVQLKEIIAQIRQGLENLYGEQLIRIILYGSQARGDARPDSDIDILILLKQPFNYSQESERISVLIADICLEHTVVISCMFATLQKYQEYESGFFRNIRREGVPI, from the coding sequence ATGCCAACTTCAACGATCAATGTTCAACTCAAAGAAATTATTGCCCAAATCCGCCAGGGATTAGAAAATCTTTATGGCGAACAGTTAATCCGAATCATTCTCTATGGTTCCCAAGCCAGAGGCGATGCTAGACCGGACTCCGATATTGATATATTAATCCTTCTCAAACAACCCTTCAATTACTCCCAAGAAAGCGAGCGTATTTCTGTTTTGATTGCCGATATATGCTTAGAACATACCGTCGTGATTAGCTGTATGTTTGCCACACTTCAGAAGTACCAAGAGTATGAAAGCGGTTTCTTTCGCAATATCCGTCGCGAAGGAGTCCCAATATGA
- a CDS encoding RNA-guided endonuclease InsQ/TnpB family protein encodes MQLAERHIIKSTENRFVEIDGLAFKSKNLYNAANYIIRQSFVYGWGYINYNEMNHLMKSHQAYKELPAKVSQQILMILDKNWKSFFEAVKAYKREPTKFTGRPKLPKYKDKVKGRNILVYTIQAISRQQLKKGIIKLSGTNILIKTKIEQEQICQVRLIPKCDCYVIEVIYNACAERSRSEPESTVDENQKELIASIDLGLNNLMALTSNQPGFTPLLINGRPLKSINQFYNKRKAQLQSQLKGLRKTSSRIQRLTRCRNQKIDNYLHHASRDIINILRERKMGTLVIGKNVQWKNEINLGKQTNQNFVTVPHARLIEMLEYKAALVGIRVMVQEESYTSRSSFLNLDPIPVCGENDADRVKFCGKRIKRGLYKTSSGRLINADVNGSYNILRKAVPNAFSDGIESCVVQPRRVNPLEVKKKGEGLDASHVM; translated from the coding sequence ATGCAACTAGCAGAGAGACACATCATTAAATCCACCGAAAATCGTTTTGTTGAAATAGACGGATTAGCCTTTAAATCGAAAAATTTGTACAACGCCGCTAACTACATTATTCGTCAGAGTTTTGTCTATGGATGGGGTTATATAAATTACAACGAAATGAACCATTTAATGAAGTCTCATCAAGCATATAAGGAATTACCAGCCAAGGTAAGTCAACAAATATTAATGATATTGGACAAGAATTGGAAGTCTTTTTTTGAAGCAGTCAAAGCTTACAAAAGAGAACCCACGAAATTCACGGGTCGCCCGAAATTACCAAAGTACAAAGATAAAGTCAAGGGTCGGAATATTCTCGTCTATACAATTCAGGCGATTAGTCGCCAGCAACTAAAGAAAGGAATTATCAAGCTTTCCGGGACTAATATTTTAATTAAAACTAAGATAGAACAAGAGCAGATTTGTCAAGTTAGATTGATTCCCAAATGCGATTGCTATGTAATTGAGGTAATTTACAATGCCTGTGCTGAGCGTAGTCGAAGTGAACCGGAGTCCACCGTGGATGAAAACCAAAAAGAATTAATAGCTAGTATTGATTTAGGATTGAATAATTTAATGGCGTTAACTTCAAATCAGCCGGGCTTTACCCCTCTGCTGATTAACGGGCGACCATTGAAATCAATTAATCAATTCTACAACAAACGTAAAGCACAGTTACAATCTCAGTTAAAAGGTCTGCGTAAAACTTCATCACGGATTCAACGCCTAACTCGTTGTCGAAACCAGAAAATCGATAATTACTTACACCATGCCAGTCGTGACATCATTAATATTTTAAGAGAACGAAAGATGGGAACTCTGGTAATTGGTAAAAATGTACAATGGAAAAACGAGATAAATTTAGGGAAACAAACTAATCAGAACTTCGTAACAGTTCCTCATGCTCGATTGATTGAGATGTTGGAATATAAGGCTGCATTGGTGGGAATAAGAGTGATGGTGCAGGAAGAATCGTATACTTCTAGATCCAGTTTCCTGAATTTAGACCCGATTCCTGTTTGCGGGGAGAATGATGCCGATCGTGTCAAGTTTTGCGGTAAACGAATTAAGAGAGGATTGTACAAAACATCGAGCGGTCGATTAATTAACGCTGATGTTAATGGATCTTATAATATCTTGAGAAAAGCAGTCCCAAATGCTTTTAGCGATGGGATAGAGAGCTGCGTAGTTCAGCCGAGGCGGGTTAATCCGCTTGAAGTAAAAAAGAAAGGGGAGGGACTTGATGCCTCCCATGTCATGTAA
- a CDS encoding IS630 family transposase, whose product MKLRLEYWEKVKHIDPKNLVFLDETGVLLGLTRTHARSQRGTRAYAVKPFYRGKKVTVIGAISLTEVVALMTIDNSMDSQAFEVFIDKCLVPQLWSGAVVVMDNLPAHKVDSIKPMIEAVGASILCLSPYSPDFNPIELWWSQLKSLLRQFSPTTTQMVDTIIAVALDLINPKHLKNWFTNCCYCTS is encoded by the coding sequence ATGAAATTAAGGTTAGAGTATTGGGAAAAAGTCAAGCATATCGACCCCAAAAATCTAGTCTTTTTAGATGAGACTGGAGTATTGCTAGGTTTAACCAGAACTCATGCACGTTCCCAACGAGGCACGAGAGCCTATGCGGTCAAACCTTTTTATCGAGGCAAGAAAGTCACAGTAATTGGTGCAATTAGTCTCACGGAAGTAGTGGCATTAATGACCATAGACAACTCGATGGATAGCCAAGCATTTGAGGTGTTTATCGACAAATGCTTAGTGCCACAATTGTGGTCGGGAGCAGTAGTAGTGATGGATAACTTACCAGCGCATAAAGTAGATTCAATTAAGCCTATGATTGAAGCGGTGGGTGCTTCTATCTTGTGTTTGTCCCCATACTCTCCTGATTTTAATCCAATTGAATTATGGTGGTCGCAACTCAAATCTTTATTGCGACAGTTTTCACCAACCACCACTCAAATGGTTGATACGATAATTGCTGTGGCTCTTGACTTAATTAATCCGAAACATCTCAAAAACTGGTTTACTAATTGCTGCTACTGTACCTCATAA
- a CDS encoding RNA-guided endonuclease InsQ/TnpB family protein, whose protein sequence is MKVTYQYQFYPNTIQKLSLNHWLRICRYWYNRQLGDRFDWWESNRTAINACPLVASISTPREKPNYYSQKQQLPVIKKDLVKVFHSGELLDFKQVDSTILQDVSKRVDKAFERFVVGDSKGGRSGKPRFKTEADYRTMTFSTANNDWIKLVRKNWFYIRLPKLGVVKVRKHRRVPDRFTIKQISVTRKADGWFIQVMLEASCVPQFTLDKVTPNWDNSIGLDAVLHEDVYLATSSGEKLPSLKPLRKNQAKLDHISRKRNKRKRGSKARRKLAKKEARQHQKIARSRQDFHYKTAHRLVRSGAKFFFHEDLNLKGLTKRNKVKQDHEGTYLPNGQSAKSGLNKSWLDAAFGQFFKTLEYIAEKAGSAVVPQKPAYTSMVLCYRNEIVFADCGMRNYWDEQHSLMVDRDINAAINLKKLGLDIFPSIKRRGGNLSVVGTIDNSTAKEILHTLHRAAKKPTPYCTQLA, encoded by the coding sequence ATGAAAGTAACATATCAGTATCAGTTCTATCCCAACACCATTCAAAAGTTAAGCCTAAATCATTGGTTGAGAATTTGTCGCTATTGGTACAACAGGCAGCTAGGCGATCGATTTGATTGGTGGGAGAGTAACCGGACTGCTATAAATGCTTGCCCATTAGTTGCTAGCATCTCTACGCCTCGTGAAAAGCCTAACTACTATTCCCAAAAACAACAATTACCAGTCATCAAAAAAGACCTAGTAAAAGTCTTCCACAGTGGCGAGCTATTGGACTTCAAGCAGGTAGATTCAACTATTCTGCAAGATGTTTCTAAGCGAGTAGATAAAGCCTTTGAGCGGTTTGTTGTAGGGGATAGCAAAGGCGGGCGATCGGGTAAACCTCGATTCAAGACTGAAGCGGATTACCGAACGATGACTTTTTCTACGGCTAACAACGACTGGATTAAATTAGTTCGCAAGAATTGGTTTTATATCCGATTGCCGAAGTTAGGTGTCGTAAAAGTTCGGAAGCACCGCAGGGTCCCCGATAGATTTACCATCAAGCAAATTAGCGTGACTAGAAAGGCTGATGGTTGGTTTATCCAGGTAATGCTTGAAGCCTCTTGTGTGCCCCAGTTCACGCTCGACAAAGTTACCCCAAACTGGGACAACTCAATTGGGTTAGATGCGGTGCTCCATGAAGATGTCTATTTAGCAACGTCGTCAGGCGAGAAGTTACCTTCGTTAAAACCGCTTCGCAAAAACCAAGCTAAGTTAGACCATATCTCAAGGAAGCGGAACAAACGGAAGCGCGGTTCTAAAGCCCGACGGAAATTAGCCAAAAAAGAAGCGAGACAGCACCAAAAAATAGCGCGTTCTCGCCAAGATTTCCACTACAAAACAGCTCACAGACTTGTCAGGTCTGGAGCTAAATTCTTTTTTCATGAGGACTTAAACTTAAAAGGCTTAACGAAACGGAATAAAGTTAAGCAAGATCATGAGGGTACTTACCTCCCAAACGGTCAATCAGCTAAATCAGGACTAAACAAGTCTTGGTTGGATGCTGCGTTTGGTCAATTTTTCAAGACGCTGGAATACATAGCCGAAAAAGCTGGATCAGCCGTCGTTCCGCAAAAACCTGCTTATACCTCAATGGTTCTGTGCTATCGGAATGAAATTGTTTTTGCCGATTGCGGTATGCGAAACTATTGGGATGAGCAACATTCTTTAATGGTCGATCGTGATATCAATGCTGCGATTAATTTAAAGAAACTGGGATTGGACATTTTTCCCAGTATAAAACGCCGTGGCGGGAATCTTTCTGTAGTAGGAACTATAGATAATAGTACCGCGAAGGAAATTTTGCACACCCTTCATCGGGCTGCAAAGAAGCCTACGCCATACTGTACTCAGTTGGCGTAG